One part of the uncultured Bacteroides sp. genome encodes these proteins:
- a CDS encoding Gfo/Idh/MocA family oxidoreductase produces the protein MKKVRFAVIGMGHIGKRHAEMIRRNEQAELAAICDIISPKELGISALSEIFYNSLSELLANEKDIDVVNICVPNGLHAELALKALDSGKHVVIEKPMALSRLDAEQILAKSKKRGCDVFCVMQNRYSPPSVWLKEVVESGILGKLYSVQLNCLWNRDERYYKSGNWHGTTEMDGGTLFTQFSHFVDIMYWLFGDIANIKGSFYDFNHQSLTDFEDSGSVLFDFVKGGSGSLNYSTAVWDRNLESSMTIIAENGSIKVAGQYMNEVKYCHIKDYTMPALAPSNPPNDYGPYKGSAQNHHYVIQNVIDKLNGNASITTNAMDGLKVVDIIERIYKERDAR, from the coding sequence ATGAAGAAGGTCCGCTTTGCAGTTATCGGGATGGGGCACATCGGCAAACGACATGCCGAAATGATCCGCCGGAATGAACAAGCGGAATTAGCAGCAATATGCGATATTATTTCTCCGAAAGAGCTGGGTATTTCAGCTCTTTCGGAGATTTTTTATAATTCTCTGAGCGAACTACTCGCAAATGAGAAGGATATTGATGTAGTAAACATCTGCGTTCCCAACGGACTTCATGCTGAGTTAGCCTTAAAAGCGCTTGATTCAGGCAAACATGTTGTTATTGAAAAACCAATGGCGCTCTCAAGACTGGATGCAGAACAGATATTAGCAAAGAGCAAGAAGAGAGGGTGTGATGTGTTTTGTGTAATGCAAAACCGCTACTCACCACCTTCTGTTTGGCTGAAAGAAGTTGTTGAGAGTGGGATATTAGGAAAGTTGTATTCCGTTCAGCTAAACTGCCTCTGGAACCGTGATGAGCGATATTATAAATCGGGAAACTGGCACGGAACCACCGAAATGGATGGTGGAACTTTATTTACTCAATTCTCTCATTTTGTGGATATTATGTATTGGTTATTTGGTGACATAGCCAACATAAAAGGCTCATTCTACGACTTTAACCACCAATCGCTGACAGACTTTGAAGACAGCGGGAGCGTTCTTTTTGATTTCGTAAAAGGAGGGTCGGGGAGCCTGAATTATTCTACTGCTGTATGGGACAGGAATCTGGAAAGCAGTATGACTATCATTGCCGAAAATGGTTCTATAAAAGTTGCTGGACAGTATATGAATGAGGTTAAATACTGCCACATCAAAGATTATACGATGCCCGCTCTGGCTCCATCTAATCCTCCAAATGATTATGGCCCTTATAAAGGCTCGGCACAAAACCACCATTACGTAATACAAAACGTAATAGACAAGCTCAATGGTAATGCATCAATTACCACAAATGCCATGGATGGCTTAAAAGTAGTAGATATTATCGAAAGAATATATAAAGAAAGGGATGCCCGATAG
- the proS gene encoding proline--tRNA ligase, translating to MAKELKGLTKRSENYSQWYNELVVKADLAEASAVRGCMVIKPYGYAIWEKIQRQLDDMFKETGHVNAYFPLLIPKSFLSREAEHVEGFAKECAVVTHYRLKNAEDGSGVVVDPAAKLEEELIIRPTSETIIWNTYKNWIQSYRDLPILCNQWANVFRWEMRTRLFLRTAEFLWQEGHTAHATREEAEEEAKKMLNVYADFAENFMAVPVVKGVKSANERFAGALDTYTIEAMMQDGKALQSGTSHFLGQNFAKAFDVQFVNKNNEMEYVWATSWGVSTRLMGALIMTHSDDNGLVLPPKLAPFQVVIVPIYKNEEQLNAINEKVAGITAKLKALGISFKYDNSDNKRPGFKFADYELRGVPVRLVMGGRDLENNTVEVMRRDTLEKETVTCDNIETYVKNLLDDIQANIFKKAYDYRETHTITVDSYEEFKEKIEEGGFILAHWDGTTETEEKIKEETKATIRCIPLNGDKTPGKCMVTGKPSACRVVFARSY from the coding sequence AGAAGCATCTGCAGTACGTGGATGTATGGTAATTAAGCCTTATGGATACGCTATCTGGGAAAAGATTCAACGTCAGTTGGATGACATGTTTAAGGAAACAGGACACGTTAATGCTTATTTCCCTTTGCTGATTCCTAAATCATTTTTAAGCCGCGAAGCAGAGCACGTTGAAGGTTTTGCTAAGGAATGTGCTGTGGTAACTCACTACCGTCTGAAAAATGCAGAAGATGGTTCGGGTGTAGTTGTTGACCCGGCAGCTAAACTTGAAGAGGAACTCATTATTCGTCCAACTTCAGAAACTATTATCTGGAACACATATAAAAATTGGATTCAGTCATACCGCGACCTTCCAATCTTGTGTAACCAATGGGCAAACGTTTTCCGTTGGGAAATGCGCACCCGTTTATTCCTTCGTACTGCTGAGTTCTTGTGGCAGGAAGGACACACAGCTCACGCAACTCGCGAAGAAGCTGAAGAAGAAGCTAAGAAGATGCTTAATGTATATGCTGATTTTGCTGAAAACTTCATGGCTGTTCCTGTTGTAAAGGGAGTTAAGTCTGCCAACGAACGTTTCGCTGGTGCACTTGATACATATACCATTGAAGCAATGATGCAGGATGGAAAGGCTCTTCAATCGGGTACTTCTCACTTCCTTGGTCAGAACTTCGCCAAGGCATTCGATGTTCAGTTCGTAAACAAGAACAACGAAATGGAATATGTATGGGCAACTTCATGGGGTGTTTCCACTCGTTTGATGGGTGCCTTGATTATGACTCACTCTGACGACAATGGTTTGGTACTTCCTCCTAAATTGGCTCCATTCCAGGTAGTTATCGTTCCAATTTATAAGAATGAAGAACAACTAAATGCCATCAATGAAAAAGTAGCTGGAATAACAGCTAAGCTAAAAGCATTAGGAATTTCATTCAAATATGATAATTCAGACAACAAGCGCCCGGGATTCAAATTCGCAGATTACGAATTAAGAGGTGTTCCTGTTCGTTTGGTTATGGGTGGCCGCGACCTTGAAAACAATACAGTAGAGGTTATGCGTCGTGATACTCTGGAAAAGGAAACTGTAACATGCGATAACATTGAAACTTACGTGAAGAATCTGCTTGATGATATTCAGGCTAATATCTTTAAGAAAGCATACGATTATCGTGAAACTCATACTATCACTGTTGATTCTTACGAAGAATTCAAGGAAAAGATCGAAGAAGGCGGATTTATTCTTGCTCACTGGGACGGAACAACTGAAACAGAAGAGAAGATTAAAGAAGAAACTAAGGCAACTATCCGCTGTATTCCATTAAACGGCGATAAAACTCCAGGAAAGTGTATGGTTACAGGTAAGCCATCTGCTTGCAGAGTTGTATTTGCGCGTTCTTACTAA